A window of Ovis canadensis isolate MfBH-ARS-UI-01 breed Bighorn chromosome X, ARS-UI_OviCan_v2, whole genome shotgun sequence contains these coding sequences:
- the OTUD6A gene encoding OTU domain-containing protein 6A — protein sequence MEDSRSEQQRMLRRHYREKKELQARIQLMKSSVPKSDKKKRKQLNLDVARLEAEMEQKHQQELEKFQGFPDISNVDSVTENLAKMDLENQPPRFSRAQRKRERRAALERARQERIAEVDMEYLASFRQDEEEKLSAILGAKHLEMKDMPTDSHCMYRAIQDQLVFSVTVESLRRRTAEYMRKHVDDFLPFFSDLEPGDAYSRDYFLSYCDDIVGSASWGGQLELRALSHVLQAPIEVIQADSPAVVIGEEYTRKPLILVYVRYTCNFGAHYNSVKPQEAGAAGGAAPRLF from the coding sequence ATGGAAGATTCACGGAGTGAACAACAGCGGATGTTACGACGCCACTACCGCGAGAAGAAAGAGCTACAGGCCCGTATTCAACTCATGAAGAGTTCGGTCCCCAAGAGcgacaagaagaaaagaaagcagttGAATCTCGACGTGGCCCGCCTTGAGGCCGAGATGGAGCAGAAGCACCAGCAGGAGCTGGAGAAGTTCCAAGGTTTCCCTGATATCAGCAACGTTGATTCTGTCACTGAAAATCTAGCCAAGATGGATCTCGAGAACCAGCCTCCGCGCTTCTCCAGGGCACAGAGAAAGCGCGAAAGAAGGGCAGCCCTCGAGAGAGCACGCCAGGAGAGGATTGCGGAGGTTGACATGGAGTATCTGGCCAGCTTCCGCCAAGACGAGGAAGAGAAGCTCAGCGCCATCCTGGGGGCCAAGCATCTAGAGATGAAGGATATGCCGACTGATAGCCACTGCATGTATCGTGCCATCCAAGACCAACTGGTGTTCTCCGTGACTGTGGAGAGCCTGCGGAGACGCACCGCCGAGTACATGCGCAAGCACGTCGATGATTTCTTGCCTTTCTTCAGCGACCTCGAACCCGGTGACGCCTACAGCCGCGACTACTTCTTGAGCTACTGCGACGACATCGTGGGCAGTGCATCGTGGGGAGGCCAGCTGGAGCTGAGGGCCCTGTCACACGTCCTGCAGGCCCCCATCGAGGTGATCCAGGCTGACTCGCCAGCCGTCGTCATTGGAGAGGAGTACACCAGAAAGCCGCTAATCCTGGTCTACGTGCGCTACACCTGCAACTTCGGGGCGCACTACAACTCCGTGAAGCCGCAGGAGGCCGGCGCCGCTGGAGGCGCAGCCCCTCGTCTCTTCTAG